The Cicer arietinum cultivar CDC Frontier isolate Library 1 chromosome 1, Cicar.CDCFrontier_v2.0, whole genome shotgun sequence genome contains the following window.
ATGGATGGGAGAGAAGTATCTTGTACATTATTTTGATTATGAGGTAGAGAACAAAAAGTATGTGATTTGGGCTATAACTGCCTCAATCTTAATTAGGGCTGCTACCGTTTTACTTCACCAGCCGCCAGCTTTTCTAGAGCAGAGACCTATAATCTGGGGAGGAATTACTGAAAATGATAAGATAAGACTACATAATAGTTCCCaaatgtgattttatatatttatatggatttaatttgtatacacTGACAGTGTATTACAATGTTAGTCAATTTCAGTCGTCAGATCATTAGAAATCTGACTTTTATCATAACTACATCAAATGTCATAATTATGAATGGTTGTAATGTGCTAACAGTGTACAACTTTTTACATTGTCGGTGCATAGtaattaaactttatttatatatataagtttgCATTATAGTTTATCACATGAAGCTGTTCTGCATTTTTTGGCAATAAAAGTTAGCTAATGAAATTAGAATTTGGTTCTTTTGAGGCACTAAAGTAATTCATTGTGAATTATCATCCATTAGTGTGTTTGGCTTTGCAACTGATTTTCTGTGCAATCAAACTCCATAGTATATATGTACATGATGATGTAAccaaatagtttttattttattcttattaacTTTAAGATAATACAACAACCACAATTTGATTGTTCAACTTTTTCCAAGGCATCACTTACAGAAAGTACAGCTAATAGGCTATAATTAAAGAAGATACAGAGAGATTGTTGCATGTAAAGGCTTGGAATTTCCTGTATACTAGGAACTTATGAATCTTACTCATGTTTAAAGACAATAAAATCCGCCATAGAAAATGTTAAATTCTAAACGATGAAGTTGATGCTAAACAAATACCACAGCAGACATACTGTTATATCTATCTATCACATTCAGCtgaatatttcataaaatttctcTGTGACAAGTAAACCTGAGTCTATTGACTCCAAAGGATCCTTTCTAAGACGGTGTCTCAAACAGTTAGGGATGACAGTAGCAATATCCTCTATACTTACATTGTCTCTTCCTTTCAGAGCAGCCAAAGCTTTGGCAGCTCTATTTGTTACTATGTCTCCTCTCAACCCATCCACATTCAACTCTGCACACACCCTTGAGATTTTCACCTTGAGATCTTGATCAATTTGAACAGAAGAAAGTACACTCCTTGCCAAGGTAATTTGTTCCGTCAGCTTCTCCTGCTCGGTTATGTAAGAACTTCGAAACTCCTTTGGATTCATGTCAAATCTACTTCTCTCCTCTACAATCTTCACTCTAAGCTCAGCATCCCGAACAGTCCCTACTTGAGCATGCATTCCAAATCTATCGAGAAGCTGTGGCCTCAGCTCGCCTTCTTCAGGATTTCCCGAACCGATTAGAATAAACCGAGCAGGATGAGAGATAGAAATACCCTCCCTCTCGACCGTGTTCCAGCCTGATGCAGCAGAATCCAACAACACATCaactaaatgatcatccaaaaGATTAACTTCATCAACATATAAGATTCCCCTATTAGCTTTAGCTAGTAGTCCAGGCTCAAATGCCTTGACACCCTCAGTGAGAGCTTTTTCGATATCAATTGTTCCACAAACCCTATCTTCTGTGGCTCCTAATGGCAAATCAACCATGTTGATTTTGCTAAACACAATGGAAAGTTGCTCCCCTTTTATTACTTGCTCTCTCACTTCGATTCCCATGACCTCTGGATCTTCTGGGTCTGAGTTATATGGATCACCAGCAACAACCTTAATTTCGGGAAGTAAATCGACCAGCGACCTAACTGTTGTGGATTTTCCTGTTCCTCTATCCCCCATTATCATCACGCCTCCAATCTTGGGATCGATCACGTTAAGGAGAAGACAAAGCTTCATCTCATCCTGTCCAACTATAGCAGAAAAAGGGTACACTGGCCTTTGGCTTTCTTTTGAAATAGTATTCACAGCCTGGATATCAAAAGTTCAGAGTTGGCATGTTAACAAAACCATACACTCGCATAAGTAATAGTCAAAATGCTAAGTATACTTTGGTCTAATTTGAATTAGTGGTTTTAAATTACAGCTTGCAATCACAATTGCATCTGCAGCATAAACGATTTTGAGCTCATGGGAACGACATCGCAACCACAATTTCGATCGTATCAGACGCATTTTACCGTAATATAAAGGTTTAAAGTGTAACTGCAACCGTAAACTAAATTATAGGTGCTTCTCAACCAAAATAAGATTACGACTCTTCACTCAAATAGAAGTCTTTCAAAGCTTATAGATATAAACAAGTTTGGTGAGAAAGCTTTTGCAAAAATACTagtcaaatttatttatcacaACTATATGTAGAAAAGTTTACCCACATATCAAGTAGTTGGACACCATGTAAGTTTAAATTTGTGCAATGTGCAAGGTTAACAGAATTATCATAATATAGTCTGAAAATTGTGTCTTGAATCCATAATTTGGTAAAATGAAAGTTTTTGCTACAAAAAATCGGAGTCCAAatggaacccaaaacattgGCAAAGAAAATATCCCTTAAGTAAGTAACTACCTGTTCTACAGAGTTAAGTTCAGTTGCAACACTGACAACAGGGAACCTAGACCTTCCCTTTGTGCCATTAATTCCAATTCCTCCATAAAACTTTTTCCCTGCAAACCCAACCATTCAAAGAAAAACGAGAAGTTGAGGACACAGAATCAACAGAAATGAAACAAGAAAAGGCATAAAAAAGTGTGAAGCAATATTAATATACCTGAGGTTAGAGAGAGTGTGTGAATGAGAGGGTTGGAAGAAGCATGATAGCGTGAAGGAAGAAGCGCAATTGAACAAGTGCCGAGTGTTGAAGCCATGGTAGTGTTTGGGTTAATCCTCAGCTcaactttatttcttctttgtgttTAATTCTGTACTTATGGCAGCTGGCATGCTTCCTATTGGCCTCTCACCATCCGGATAAGAAGATAGATAGATTTCATTCTCTCTCTTCTTTTCTGTAAGATCAATGAATCATTAaatactttcttttttttccatataataattatataaaaattatgcaaAAAACAAGTGAATAACTTCATTTAATTACTCAATCAAGAATAATATGATTATGCCCAATTTACTgtgaaaaaagaaatatattgaaaaaaggAAAGGTGATAGTATAAGTGTTCATAATGGGTTAGCCCATAGTATGTAGGGTGCACTTAGTAAGTTGTGcgtttttattaaaagaaaaaataaatgaagagAGAATGAGGGGGATGGATAGTAGAAAGAGAAGAGTATTAACGAACGTTAGTGATTAGAATTATAGTTGGTTatagattttatattttaattgtaataGAGTGAATGAAAGTTAACTAAATAGaatgtatttttgaaaatgcTGAGAAATAATATTTGGAActttttatttagaattttaaaaaaattaaatgtaatttcaaaatgtattttaaaaaactttcatatttaattatctaatctaatgtttattttatcaacgaaaacagaaaacaacaaaagtaatcagacattttttaaaaaatactatatttttaattcgagagaaaattaataagtaataatcctataaatttaaagtaaataaatgaagatattttttatttatttcttgtaaattgagTGAAATGAAGATGGAATGTGTACACAGTACTAAGGATTAATTTAATCACTTCAttccttatttatttactagagataattttaatcaaaatatgcTAAACACTAAATATGAATATCTCAAGATAGATATTTAAAAGCGAATCTATTAGATTGTTCATTTTGAAATATTCATTATTGATTATGtaagaataattaatacatatgtTGATGActtcatctttatttttttattagtgcACAAAATCAATGGCTCAAACCATCATCAATACTTGGCTCGCTCTTGACTACTAGAAAAGATTTGCATGTCCTCTCTAAAAGCAAACAAAGCTTCCTCAATCAAAGACACCAAAACCTTAAACCCCTCTTTTTTCTGAACACCAGCCGTTGAATAAGGCAAAAAGAAGCAAGGTTGAACACTCCCAAGCAAGTTTCTAGCAAGTGGCAAAACAGTAACTGGGCCTCCCCATCCATAGTCCACAGTAGAATGGCCCAAGTGTCTCCAATCAGTAAAACCACTCACCCATTTCCCTGCTGTGATCCCATCAGCAAAATGTAGATGTTGATAATCGATGAAGGAACGAACATACTCATCAGTAACATTGCTTTTACTATTTCTTATTAGCTCTGCTGTTTTCCAAATGGGTTGCTCTATTAAATCTTTGGCACTCAATTGCACATACATTGGAACACAACCATTGCCCCAGTAGCCAGAAGGTAGTGATGGCTTTACTAGTCTCCGTATATTTATTGAGTATGCAAACTTAACTTTCTCATTATCCTTCACTCGCGAAGCCTTTATCCTGTTGTATCAATTACCATCGTCAGAATATAAATCATATCATCAACTAAATATCtcatatgaattttaaaatactaagaTTAGAATcaatatttacaatttataattgattgaaattataaaacatCTTCAAATAGATAATATATGGAAATTGAACTATTTTTACATTACATTGTATAAAAATCCATTAAAATTTTCCCTAAAAAGATGAATGAAAAGTAACAAACTTACTTGGACCTCCAAATGTATGCACCTAGAGCTTCAAAAGTGGTGAAGTTGAATCCAGATTGGTCAAACAATGATCTCTTGAACTTCTCTAAGCACTCATCCCTCACATGAAAACACTCTCTCACAATAACACCAACATCCTCTTTGTAAGCCAAAAACTCCTTATCCAAACTAAGAAACTCACCTACCAACCGAGAATCGACACGTGGAGGGTCCCTTGGACCCAACAACTTCTCTCGATCCCAAACAGGCTCCACCGTTATCCGAGTCGACCCGCGAGCCAACTCAGCCACCGCGTTAAAAAACATAGTCCCACCAATCCCGTCGCATAGCGAGTGGTGAATCGCTGCACCGAGAGTGAACCCACCGCACTTGAAAACAGTAAGCTGAAGCATACATGGATGTTCCATTCCCTCTTCGGATTCTGGATCGGGCACCAACTGTTCGACGAAAGGTGAAGCAGGGTCATCATCGAGGTAATTGACGGAATCGAGGGTGAAGTCTACGGTGGCGTGGATCAGAGGGACGCCTTGATTGGCAGTGCAGTGGAGTTCGAGGCGGTTGTCAGGGTGTTGACGGCGGCGAAGTGTGCCGGCGAGTTGGTAGTAGTGCGGGAGAGTTTTTGAGATAGAGGAAGTGATGACGTGGAAGGGGTCGTCGGTGGTGGTTGTTGTTGTGGCGGTGTAAGTGCGAAGGTAGCGGAAGGTTAAGTGGAGGTTGCGATCGGTGTCGATGTGGGAGAGAGGGAGGGTGTGGTCTTCGAGGAAGGGGGTGTGAGAAGGAAAAATGAGAGTGCGCTTAATGGTTTTCATCATTTAGTTTGTATGGTTTTTTCtgcttaataataataatgctaCCATTTGATTATTGCTGTGTTAGTATTATCATGTTTTGAGTTATGAGTTTCTTTCTCCCACCAAACCCAGTGAGAGTTTCAAATGGGAAAGACGTGGAGTAAGCTGCATCGCATTCCACTATCTCACCCCAACTAACTTTCCCTcgcattaatcaattaattataaatgtttACTATTCCATAAGATGTTGTTTATGTATCCGGGAATGCATGTGCCATTGtttgaaaattattcaaattatgtTTGGTTTTACGAAGTAACAAAATCGTGAAACTTTGCAAAATATTATGTACAAATTTGTCTTTTGTGTCTATATAATTGTATTCTATttggttttgaattttgagCATTCATATTGTTCTTTCTTTATTAAACCAACACCGGTTAATCAGTTTTTACTTACAAATAGCAACATCAATTATTGATGGAGAGTAGACATACAGAGCACCATAGCTTCAAAGAATGACCATGCCATTGACAGTGAACATGACCATTGATGGTTTCTACAGTTTTTCTCTAATTGGTTCGGTGCTTGGCATGaaacacataaataaattgttaagaCCTCTTATTAGAGAACAGTATAAAATGTTCCATTCCAAAGATTGTTACAAATAAATTGTGGTTTCTACTCATTTTATTACTATAGAGAGAATTTGAAATGCTGAAACATATTCGAAAGAACTTCAGGATGTGAGTGATCTAATACTTTTTAAAGGAATTTTGTTATCTAGgctttgttatttttcttttgtacgGAATTTAGCTTTGGTTCTtgttttgtgtattttttataatcatgtgAGTATCTTAATCTATAAAAATTGTGCTTCTTTTATTCAATTTGGTTTATCATATTCAGTATTCTGACTtggtttattaattttatattagtttGATAGATTGAAAAAGTCTTATTTAGTTGGGATgtaagtttaatttattttgttaatcttCTAAATGACCTCCATTACTAACTCCTTAGTATAAATCCCTTTCTcctttatttttactttttataagtTGAATTAATATCAATGATGAGTTTATTTAGTGGATTTCTTCTCCGCTAATTTCTCAACCTTTATCATATATCCAACCAAAACAAAAAAGGTATTAGAAATATTTTGTATCAAGAAAATTGTGcatttaatacaaaaatttcTGTTTTTGTGATTATTTAACAAATGTTTAGCAAGATCCTTTGTGTAATTGATTAATTGTGAACTACATATAGTTAATGTAATGAGTAATAGATAAATTATATTCTATccattttaaaatgaatctaatttaagatatttgtatacatattaataaatggaataattaaaagaaaaataatagttattttactaaattatttttatcaactatTTATGtgttttacattattattaaataatttaaaaaataatgtacataataataattgaattttacacttgaaaaaataatcaaaattttcttaaaatcaaaaatagcatttatttttaaacacgtttttttttctttttaaaataacactATTTTGAAACAAGTTTCGTTGAATGACCAAACTTTGCATGTTTTGTAGATGCAATAGCAACTTGAATGACCAAACCTAGCTAGACCAGAgatataactaattaactaCGTCACAGAATCAACAAAACGCCATTTTAATTGGATTTAACATTGTCACGCGTCGTTAATTTATACTTAGTAATAATCAGACAAAAACGTTGACAAATCAGATGGGGGATTATAACAATCATATGCTAGTGGACAAGACAATCTTTATATATATGGAATGGTTTCAAAATCTCTCAATTTAAAGtttataatatatcacaaaatAGACATGTCAATGGATATACACCTCATAAAAGAAAGTTGTGTATGTTATTTTCGTGAGAGCTTAGGTGTATAATTTGGCAGATTAATAACAAACAAACAGAATGAATATATATAGAAACGTTGAACCAGTAGTTAGctttcttaattaatatttgatatttatgaaAGTGTCCCCCTTTTATATAAACACAAAAAGACAAATTATCTACTACTCCATTTTTTCCACTTTTTTCCAAATAAACTCTAAATTATATGTCACTTGTCAATTTTACACAAATTTGGAACTGTAGTTAATTTTATATGAGAAAGataaatttaagttattttataaaattatttcttgGTATGTGAAAGATAAATACATAGGATTTGAAGGAAAAAGgaataataaatagtaaataagTATGATAGAAAttgaaactaatttttaattgatattgtaacattacatataatttaggacaatttttttttacaaaatgatATGTACTTTGAGACTTAATATACTTACTTGTGGACCCCATAAAACCTAGCATTTTTTTTGTCTCTATACACAAGCGCATGCTTACAACTTCAAACAATAAAAGATTTGAAACTTGCCTGAAAATGTGTAAAAGAAATTATTGATAATGAAGCTGGCATTGAGTGGCTGCAAATTGAAAAGCCCTTAAAGAGGATTTTACTTGcccatgattttttatttatatgcatGATGCATCTGACCTTTTCTCAATGCATGTACATGAGAACCCCAcatattgttaaattaaatatttagaaagTTATATATGCATTATGTTATGGTCTATATAAACCATACAATTTCGACTTCAAACCTATGCTCAATACTCCATGTAACTGTTGATACATTTTAACAAACAGGTTCCGTGCACACGTTAGAACATTTGATATTTATCTTAAATCATTGTAAAAGAAATGGAAAAATTGAGGTTCTTTGTTATCCTTATGTTGGTGTTGGTTTCAGTTTCATACTCTGAGCCTCGTCCACTGGGTACTCATGGTTCCATGAACAATGTAACCAAAGATTCAGCTTTAAGTGTTGAGCATCATCTTCGAGCATGGTTATTATCATTTTCAAAGGGAAAACCACTTAGGACGAGTCGTCTTAGCCCTGGTGGGCCAGATCCAAGGCATCATTAACTAAGAATGTGTTTAAATTAACAGTTAATTCTCTGAAATGACGGTGACACtgtaatttgaatttgataatgCTTCAAATGCACATTAGAATGTTGTGAATTTGTCAAACTCATTGACAGTCACAAACATGCGCGAATAATCTTTAGACCAATCGATGACAATTTAGACTCGTTATTAATTACGAGAGGGGAAAGGAAGAATTAAATCTTCACTTCCTATTTatctgtatttttatttttaatataacatgttCCATAAAATAGTTTTTCTGTCTTTTTTTAAGTGTTAATATCAATGCAGTGATTACCAACAAAGGCATATTCTTTTCATTTCTTTACTATATTTGACTAAGTGTGCCCATCTATATATTAAATGAGCCAAGATCGATGGGATGTTAAGTGATGTAATcctttaaatataaatcaaaatcaaaatttggaCAAATTACACTATAGACTCTTGTCAAGAAAATAAGAGAAAGATAGACACATTATAGACAATTGTGCATATGCATTATGTTATGACAAATTAAGTCTATTGTTCATCTACACTCATAATATCTatatactcatttaacactttatttttttatatatcactTTTTCTATTATATCAGTATCATATCATATTTATCGCATTGTTTTCTCAATTTATTTCTCACTCAAGATGTCTAAGGAGTGTTTAGTATCCACAAAGTTGTTTTCTATATCCTTACAAGAGAAAGTCTTGTGTGGATATAAAATTTAGACACACTCTCTTAAAAAatagttgaaaaaaaataattaaataatatttattttaaaaataattaattaatatgtataGTTTTTATGTGTGTGCCTAAATAATACTTATTTGGGGTTGTGttcatacaaatatttttcataattaattaattattttgttataagaTTAAGAAGATTAacttttacatatattttattttaattttatttttttccttataATTTTAGTATAGTATTTGCTtgatttaaattgatatattagTTTCGATTCATTAAATATTCAGTCAATAATTTGATCGTCAATACTATAAATCTAGATAtctgaatattttaatttaacgaTGTTAAATttgtaatgtcattttttatgtAATCTactaatttaaatgaatgagtaTCTTCTAAAAAACCCATTAATTTCAATCTACAATACATTTACTTATTGGTTTCATATAGTATATATGAAGTAAGTATGaaagaaaatgataattaagagagtaattttttttttaatcaaaataaaggTTGACATAGAGTTTGAGTTCAACTAATTTAAGGTAAGACATAAAGGATTTAGGAAATTTGAAGAagtcaaatttaaattccaataaaagagggagaaaataacataacaattaatataaataaatgataacaaATACCTTTATATATTAAGAAACTAAGTATATAATATGTGTcttgaaatttttatatttaatttctcaaaatttaaaagttactatttttcaaatcaaaatttatatatctaaATTTCTTCCATGTGTCAGGAGACTACTTATTAgcaagatatatatatatatatatatatatatatatatataattgctCATGTGAtatattaacttaatttcagataacactccagtcttttatcttttttttattttttgatttagtcttttatttaattttaaataataatttgatcgTTCATAtcttaaaatgttaacaatgttataatttctttacaaaaacttaaaaaaatcatcaaaattttcaaacaaaacccataaaattcaatatcaattttaagaaaatgcatatattcatcaaatgcataactcaaatattcaaataaactcatattttaatctccaacatatcaaataaagaatgaaaatgtaagtttatttgaagatttgagttatgatattgatgaaatttgcattatattgaaaatgataattaattttatgagttttgtttaaaatttttgtaaaaaataacaacattattgacattttaatacataaatattaatgatcatattattacttaaaattaaataaaagactaaataaaAATAGGACCGAAATGTTGCctaaagttaaattaaaagacggtatatatatatatatggtacGAAGGTAATGGCTCTCATGTGTTTTGAGTCTTTTGAGTTGGCTTGCACCctcttgttttatatattttcattttgagTTAAATGGGCCACGGAAGTTTAAGCCTATAGCTttatttggacaatattttaGCACTATAGCCTATTCTTAGTGGTTTCGTTTGAGTTATATAAATGATGGTTCAATCTTTATGACGCCTAGCTACAGTTTAAGTTAACGGCGCGCCATGTTTTGATTATGTCCTAAGGCATGTTTGGTAAGTTAGATAGGttggaataaataaataaataaataataataaagtacaCAAACTTTCTTGAGCTTTGAATATTAGGTCAGCTTAAGCCAATTGATAGACAAATGTGAAAATGAAAACATATCTGTATCAAATGAGCATGAGATATTCACATTGTGGAATCTGAAAATTGAACAAAGATTTGCCTTTAGAGCAAGCAAATCGGCAAATTGACCAAGTCGTCAAATTTTATAACAGCTCCACTACTAGAGTCTAGAGAacttagaaaaaaaatgtgaaCAGAGTACATCTATTAAAGTAAAAATTGTTTGAATTCGAGAAGTGATAGTAAAATATTGAGATAAAAACTATGTGTAGCATGACCTCTAGTTTTTCTTTTCGTCTATATATTAACGCTTGAATTTTAGTGTTCCATACCATAACCTAagattttcataaaaatcatcatCATATAAAAATGCTGAAATCGAAACAATGGTTCTGGATGTGCCTAATACTTGTGTTCCTCTCATTATCTTGTGGTGAATCTCGTCCTATGGAAACCCCAACGAGTTTAAAGAGCAATAGGGCCAAAGATTCACATTTTGGAGCCCATATTTCTAGACTGAGAAGCTGGTTTTCAGAAATACAAGAAAGCCCACATTTGCC
Protein-coding sequences here:
- the LOC101494512 gene encoding magnesium-chelatase subunit ChlI, chloroplastic-like — encoded protein: MASTLGTCSIALLPSRYHASSNPLIHTLSLTSGKKFYGGIGINGTKGRSRFPVVSVATELNSVEQAVNTISKESQRPVYPFSAIVGQDEMKLCLLLNVIDPKIGGVMIMGDRGTGKSTTVRSLVDLLPEIKVVAGDPYNSDPEDPEVMGIEVREQVIKGEQLSIVFSKINMVDLPLGATEDRVCGTIDIEKALTEGVKAFEPGLLAKANRGILYVDEVNLLDDHLVDVLLDSAASGWNTVEREGISISHPARFILIGSGNPEEGELRPQLLDRFGMHAQVGTVRDAELRVKIVEERSRFDMNPKEFRSSYITEQEKLTEQITLARSVLSSVQIDQDLKVKISRVCAELNVDGLRGDIVTNRAAKALAALKGRDNVSIEDIATVIPNCLRHRLRKDPLESIDSGLLVTEKFYEIFS
- the LOC101494826 gene encoding tetrahydroanabasine acetyltransferase; amino-acid sequence: MMKTIKRTLIFPSHTPFLEDHTLPLSHIDTDRNLHLTFRYLRTYTATTTTTTDDPFHVITSSISKTLPHYYQLAGTLRRRQHPDNRLELHCTANQGVPLIHATVDFTLDSVNYLDDDPASPFVEQLVPDPESEEGMEHPCMLQLTVFKCGGFTLGAAIHHSLCDGIGGTMFFNAVAELARGSTRITVEPVWDREKLLGPRDPPRVDSRLVGEFLSLDKEFLAYKEDVGVIVRECFHVRDECLEKFKRSLFDQSGFNFTTFEALGAYIWRSKIKASRVKDNEKVKFAYSINIRRLVKPSLPSGYWGNGCVPMYVQLSAKDLIEQPIWKTAELIRNSKSNVTDEYVRSFIDYQHLHFADGITAGKWVSGFTDWRHLGHSTVDYGWGGPVTVLPLARNLLGSVQPCFFLPYSTAGVQKKEGFKVLVSLIEEALFAFREDMQIFSSSQERAKY